A window from Theropithecus gelada isolate Dixy chromosome 1, Tgel_1.0, whole genome shotgun sequence encodes these proteins:
- the INSL5 gene encoding insulin-like peptide INSL5: protein MKGSIFTLFLFSVLFAISEVRSKESVRLCGAEYIRTVIYICASSRWRRHLEGIPQAQQAETGNSFQLPNKREFSEENPAQNLPKVDASGEDRLWGGQTPTEELWKSKKHSVMSRQDLQTLCCTDGCSMTDLSALC from the exons ATGAAGGGCTCCATTTTCACTCTGTTTCTATTCTCTGTCCTATTTGCCATCTCAGAAGTGAGGAGCAAGGAGTCTGTGAGACTCTGTGGGGCAGAATATATACGGACAGTCATCTACATCTGTGCCAGCTCTAGGTGGAGAAGGCATCTGGAGGGGATCCCTCAAGCTCAGCAAG CTGAGACAGGAAACTCCTTCCAGCTCCCAAATAAACGTGAGTTTTCTGAGGAAAATCCAGCGCAAAACCTTCCGAAGGTGGATGCCTCAGGAGAAGACCGTCTTTGGGGTGGACAGACGCCTACTGAAGAGCTTTGGAAGTCAAAGAAGCATTCAGTGATGTCAAGACAAGATTTACAAACTTTGTGTTGCACTGATGGCTGCTCCATGACTGATTTGAGTGCTCTTTGCTAA